From Apium graveolens cultivar Ventura chromosome 9, ASM990537v1, whole genome shotgun sequence, the proteins below share one genomic window:
- the LOC141685636 gene encoding uncharacterized protein LOC141685636: MYNSHTYFDDCGFPIYKRRKTGITVKKKGIDLDNRYVVPYNRDLLIRFQCHTNLEICKSSGSLKYMFKYCLKGHDTATMCLRKKTNNKKGCTTTITPEKRSLDEVKKYLDRRYVCASEASWRIFGFNIHSRWPSVERLPIHLLNDKHVSFKGSQNLQEVFDNAGTKKSKLEAWFNANKIYAEAPNLTYSEFPSKFIWHPQPGIWKQRKRGDVIGRLAEVHSSSGELLYLCMLLLMIKGVVCFDDLKTVNDHVYNSFHEAYAVLGILQNDQQWHEAIGENAHTSMPPQLRAMFVNILVYSPISHPRSLWEAHWGCMSDDILLVRRHLTGNPNLCLSDIEIQNYALAEHKIVLPVASCGIAAVLLPGGRTAHSRFHIPLKLDENCSTGLRHGTDISELLQRTDLIIWDEAPMHHRHDFECVDRSLRDIMSVIDKNRAKKPFGGITIVFGGDFRQILPVIPKASRVEVVCSTLNKSKLWESCEVFLLKQNMRINAENSDLENKTIADFSKW; encoded by the exons ATGTATAATTCTCACACATATTTTGACGACTGTGGCTTTCCCATCTATAAGAGGAGGAAAACTGGAATTACCGTAAAGAAAAAGGGAATTGACCTGGATAATCGGTATGTTGTCCCCTACAATCGAGATCTTCTAATAAGATTTCAATGTCACACAAATTTGGAGATTTGTAAAAGCTCCGGATCATTGAAATATATGTTCAAATATTGTTTAAAAGGACATGATACTGCCACCATGTGTCTGAGGAaaaaaacaaacaacaaaaaagGGTGCACAACCACAATCACTCCTGAGAAACGATCGCTTGATGAAGTCAAGAAATACTTGGATAGAAGATATGTTTGTGCATCTGAAGCATCATGGAGGATATTTGGTTTTAACATCCATTCCCGGTGGCCTTCCGTTGAACGATTGCCAATACATCTACTGAATGACAAGCATGTGTCGTTTAAAGGCTCACAAAATCTACAGGAAGTTTTCGATAATGCTGGAACAAAGAAAAGCAAATTAGAAGCATGGTTTAATGCAAATAAAATATATGCAGAGGCCCCAAATTTAACCTATTCAGAATTTCCAAGCAAGTTTATATGGCATCCACAACCAGGTATCTGGAAACAGAGGAAAAGAGGTGATGTCATCGGTAGGCTTGCTGAAGTACATTCATCTAGCGGTGAACTATTATATCTCTGCATGCTCCTGCTCATGATTAAAGGTGTTGTATGTTTTGATGATTTAAAGACAGTCAATGACCATGTTTATAACTCCTTTCACGAAGCCTATGCCGTGCTAGGTATCCTCCAGAACGACCAGCAATGGCACGAAGCTATAGGTGAAAATGCGCATACATCCATGCCTCCACAATTACGTGCCATGTTTGTCAACATTTTAGTATACAGTCCAATCTCTCATCCGCGTAGCCTTTGGGAAGCTCATTGGGGATGCATGTCAGATGATATTCTTCTTGTGAGGCGACATCTCACTGGGAATCCAAACCTTTGTCTATCAGATATTGAGATCCAGAATTACGCTCTTGCAG AGCATAAGATTGTGCTTCCCGTTGCCTCATGTGGTATAGCTGCCGTGTTGCTTCCTGGTGGAAGAACCGCACACTCCCGCTTTCACATTCCACTCAAGCTTGATGAAAATTGTTCTACCGGTTTAAGACACGGGACTGATATTTCTGAGCTACTTCAGCGAACTGATTTAATAATTTGGGATGAGGCTCCTATGCACCATCGTCATGATTTTGAATGCGTTGATCGATCCTTGAGAGATATTATGTCTGTTATTGATAAAAACAGAGCTAAAAAGCCATTTGGTGGTATAACCATTGTTTTTGGTGGAGATTTTAGGCAGATACTTCCTGTCATTCCAAAAGCGTCAAGGGTTGAAGTTGTCTGCTCTACCCTCAATAAATCCAAGCTTTGGGAATCCTGTGAAGTATTTTTATTGAAGCAAAACATGCGGATTAATGCAGAAAATAGTGATTTGGAGAACAAAACCATTGCGGACTTTAGCAAGTGGTAG